The following are encoded together in the Leptidea sinapis chromosome 29, ilLepSina1.1, whole genome shotgun sequence genome:
- the LOC126973439 gene encoding uncharacterized protein LOC126973439 gives MDEDEILIMYFFLKRRKMKQAMKRKYWVHPMLMKRIPLGLCQSYIEELKSDDGKFYEYLRMTVTTFDSLLVRLADNLRRENTHFRNCISAEERLVITLRYLASGCSFKQLHYNFRVGMSTISKIIKETCSVIWSVLSAEYLKLPNTEEEWKAIAEAFKTKANFPHCLGALDGKHIRITKPINSGSMFFNYKDYFSFILFAIVDSEYRFIYVSIGSYGKECDSSILKQSNFWKKLNDGTLNIPRPTPLHENMQEEIPYVFVGDEAFTLSQNLLRPYGGTHLDNKKKIFNYRLSRARRYVECTFGILSNKWRILHRPLDVCAETAIEVVKACTVLHNFLIKKDAIYLENTPTVMPLVNMPATQLRPNEGGGNAVRLQFSDFLYLK, from the exons ATGGACGaagatgaaattttaataatgtatttcttTTTGAAAAGAAGGAAAATGAAGCAAGCAATGAAAAGAAAGTACTGGGTACATCCAATGTTAATGAAAAGAATTCCATTAGGATTATGTCAGAGTTATATAGAAGAATTAAAAAGTGATGATGGAAAGTTTTATGAGTATTTAAGAATGACTGTCACCACCTTTGATAGCCTACTGGTACGACTTGCAGACAATCTTAGAAGAGAAAACACACATTTCAGAAATTGTATAAGTGCCGAAGAAAGACTAGTGATAACTTTaag atatttGGCGTCGGGATGTTCGTTTAAACAACTGCATTATAATTTTAGAGTGGGAATGTCAACCATCAGCAAAATAATCAAAGAAACGTGTTCTGTTATTTGGAGCGTATTAAGTGCAGAATATTTAAAGTTGCCCAATACCGAAGAAGAATGGAAAGCGATCGCTGAAGCTTTTAAAACGAAAGCAAATTTTCCTCATTGCCTCGGTGCGCTGGACGGCAAGCACATAAGGATTACAAAGCCAATAAATAGTGGTTCTATGTTTTTTAACTATAaggattatttttcttttattttatttgcaattgttgATTCAGAATACCGTTTCATTTACGTTAGTATTGGTTCATACGGAAAAGAGTGTGATTCATCTATCCTAAAACAATCCAATTTTTGGAAGAAACTAAATGATGGTACTTTAAATATACCAAGACCCACGCCATTACACGAAAATATGCAAGAAGAAATACCATATGTATTTGTTGGAGACGAAGCCTTTACATTGTCACAAAATTTATTGCGACCTTATGGCGGTACTCATTTAGACAATAAgaaaaagatatttaattacCGTCTAAGCCGCGCGAGAAGATATGTTGAATGCACTTTTGGTATCTTATCCAATAAATGGAGGATCTTGCATAGACCATTGGATGTATGTGCAGAAACAGCTATTGAAGTTGTAAAGGCTTGTACggtattacataattttttaataaaaaaagacgcTATATACTTGGAGAATACCCCAACCGTTATGCCCCTGGTAAACATGCCTGCAACACAGCTGCGTCCAAACGAAGGTGGTGGAAACGCAGTGCGCTTACAATTTTCCGACTTTTTGTATCTGAAATAG